CCGCCCTGCTGACGCTGTCGCAGGAAACCGACCTGTCCGCCGACGACCTGACCGGCCGGGCCGATGTGGTGCACAAGCTGGCCGATGTAGGGGCCTCGATCGCCTCGGGTTCGTTCCGGACCCTTGGGATGGTGGTCGCCCCGTGTTCGGTCCGGACAATGAGCGAAATCGCCACGGGCGTGACCTCCACCCTGCTGACCCGAGCGGCCGATGTCACGCTGAAGGAACGCCGCCCGCTGGTCCTGATGGTGCGTGAGACACCGCTGCACCTGGGGCATCTGCGGACCATGACGGCCCTGGCCGAGATGGGGGCCGTCATCGCACCGCCCCTGCCGGCCTTCTACGCTCGACCGGAAACGATCGAGGCGATGGTGGATCAGTCCGTCGGGCGGGCGCTGGACCTGTTCGGCCTGGACTGGGCGGCGACGCGGCGCTGGTCGGGTCTGTCGAAGGCGGGTCCGGCATGACGACGCTGTGGGATTGGGCCGTGCGGGCCTATCGGGGTGAAGGCGTGTCGGAGACCTGTCTGACGCTGCAGGATATTCACGAGCAGAATGTGCCGCTGCTGCTGTGGGCTGCCTGGGGGGCTGCCACAGGACGCACGCCCGACGACGAAACCATCGAGGCCGCCTGCGACACGGCCCGGGCCTGGGACGAGGCCGCTGTCGCGCCGTTGAGGGCCGTACGCCGACGGCTGAAGAACCCCCTGCCCGATCTGGATGATGCGGCGCGCGAGGCGGTTCGCACTCAGGTCAAGGCCATCGAGCTGGAAGCGGAACGCCATCTGTTGAGTGCGCTGGAAAGCCTGTCGCCGCCTGTCTTTACCGAACCTCGACCGACGATCGAGGGGCTGGTGGCGGTGGCGCGGCAATGGTCTCGGATCACGCCGAGGCAGTCGCTGGAACGTCTTGCCGAACGCCTTCCGGCATGACGGCGTCTCGGCTATAAGCGCCGCGTCAGGGGCCCCCAATGAACGACGACAATCCCTTCATCTCGGAAGAAGATGCGGCGTTGCAAGCCAAGCTTAAGCTGCTGCGTCAGGAACACGCCGACCTGGACGCCTCGATCGAGGCCCTGGCGCATATGCCGATCCCGGATCAGCTGATGATCGCCCGATTGAAGCGCAAGAAGCTGGTTCTGCGAGACGAGATCGTGAAGGTCGAGTCGCTGATCCTGCCCGACATCATCGCCTGAGGCCTTACCGGCCGCGCTTTCTGACCCACATGGCCGCATCCGCCTCGGCCAGCCAGACCTCGGCATCGTCGTGGTCGGCATAGGCTCGGACGCCGAACGACCCCCCCAGCTCGGCCCGGTGGCCCGCCCAGATGAAGCCGTCGGTAGCCAGGGCCTGGGTCAGGCGAAGCGCCTTGTCGCGTCCTTCGTCCAGGCCGGCATTGAGCATCAGCAGCCCAAACTCGTCGCCGCCCAGTCGACCGACCGCGTCGGAGCCGCGGATGTTGGCCTGGAGCAGTTCGGCCACATGCACCAGCGCAGCATCGCCGGCCGCATGGCCCAGGCTGTCGTTGACCGCCTTGAACCCGTCCAGGTCCAGGTAGAGCAGCACGGCCGGGGTGTCGTGACGACGGCAGTAGGCCATGGTCCGGTTCATGGCGGCGACGAAACCGCGCCGGTTCAGGACCGGGGTCAGAACATCGTGCTCGGCTGCCGCCTCTGCCGCCTCGGCACGCAGGCGCAGAGCCTCGACCTCGGCACGCAGCCTGGCGATTTCTGCCTGAGGATCCTCTAGCGCAGGGTCGGTCAAGGGCGGGATGGCTCCGTCATCGCGCGCGACTCATGGCCGAGTGCGCCGGGTGATGCTAGCGCCCTTGGTTGCGGGCGCAACGCGGGTGCTGTAACCCCCGCGTTTCCTGAAAAGACGGGACGTGGGGCGAATGGCCGAAACGACGCCGCCGGTGGCGATCATCATGGGCAGCCGGTCGGACTGGCCGACGATGAAGCGCGCCGCTGACAGCCTGGATCGCCTGGGCGTGGCCTGGACCTCCAGCGTCGTCAGCGCCCACCGGACGCCGCAACGTCTGGTCGAGTTCGCCAGCGGGGCCAAGGCCAAGGGATACAAGGTCATCATCGCCGGAGCCGGCGGCGCGGCCCACCTGCCCGGCATGGCCGCCTCCATGACCGATCTGCCGGTGCTGGGCGTGCCGGTGCAGTCCAAGGCGCTGAAGGGCCTCGATTCGCTTCTTTCGATCGTCCAGATGCCCGCCGGTGTGCCGGTCGCGACCCTGGCCATCGGCGAGGCCGGAGCGGCGAATGCGGGGATACTGGCGGCACAGATTCTGGCCCTGTCCGATCCGGTTCTGGCGGGGCGGCTGAATGCCTTCCGCGAAGCCCAGACCGAGGCGGTCCACGAAACGGTCGAGGACTGACCCTTGGCCGATCTGCCGCTTCCTCCCGGTTCGACCGTGGGCATTCTTGGCGGAGGCCAGCTGGGCCGGATGCTGAGCCAGGCCGCATCGCGCCTGGGCTTTGACGTCGTCATCCTGGACCCCGAAGACAACAGCCCCGCAGGACGCGTGTCGCGCGGTCAGATCGTGGCTGCCTATGACGATCCCACCGCGCTGGAGGTCATGGGCCGGGTCTGCGACGTCGTGACATTCGAGTTCGAGAATGTGCCCGCTGCCTCGGTCGAACGGCTGGCCGAAGGCGGGGCTCTTGTGGCCCCCGGCCCCACCGCCCTGGCCGCTGCCCAGGACCGGGTCCAGGAGAAGACCTTCCTGAACGCCGTGGGTGCGCCCACGGTCGATTTCGTCGCCGTCGACAGCCTGGAAGACCTGAACGCTGGACTGGAGCGGTTGGGAGCCCCTGCCCTGCTGAAGACCCGCCGCGACGGCTATGACGGCAAGGGCCAGGTGTGGGTGCGCTCGGCCCGGATGGCTGCCGACGCCTGGGAAGCCATCGGTGCCCGCCCGGCGATTCTGGAGGCGCGGGCCGCCTTCGTGCGAGAGCTGTCGATCATCGCCGCCCGTGGCTGGGACGGGCAGATCGCCGTCTATCCGCTGGGCGAGAACAAGCACTCGGGCGGGGTTCTGCGGACCACGGTCGCGCCCGCTGTGGTCGACATGAAGACCCAGCGCCGGGCGCGGGCCATCGCAGCGGCGGTGCTGGAAGGTCTGGACTATGTCGGGGTGATCGGGGTCGAGCTGTTCGACCTGGGGG
The genomic region above belongs to Brevundimonas vitisensis and contains:
- a CDS encoding UbiX family flavin prenyltransferase, with amino-acid sequence MVDDVNGAVPIAPKRLVVGISGASGVIYGVRMLEALRDLGVESHLVVTRAALLTLSQETDLSADDLTGRADVVHKLADVGASIASGSFRTLGMVVAPCSVRTMSEIATGVTSTLLTRAADVTLKERRPLVLMVRETPLHLGHLRTMTALAEMGAVIAPPLPAFYARPETIEAMVDQSVGRALDLFGLDWAATRRWSGLSKAGPA
- a CDS encoding GGDEF domain-containing protein, which produces MTDPALEDPQAEIARLRAEVEALRLRAEAAEAAAEHDVLTPVLNRRGFVAAMNRTMAYCRRHDTPAVLLYLDLDGFKAVNDSLGHAAGDAALVHVAELLQANIRGSDAVGRLGGDEFGLLMLNAGLDEGRDKALRLTQALATDGFIWAGHRAELGGSFGVRAYADHDDAEVWLAEADAAMWVRKRGR
- a CDS encoding TIGR02444 family protein codes for the protein MTTLWDWAVRAYRGEGVSETCLTLQDIHEQNVPLLLWAAWGAATGRTPDDETIEAACDTARAWDEAAVAPLRAVRRRLKNPLPDLDDAAREAVRTQVKAIELEAERHLLSALESLSPPVFTEPRPTIEGLVAVARQWSRITPRQSLERLAERLPA
- a CDS encoding YdcH family protein, whose protein sequence is MNDDNPFISEEDAALQAKLKLLRQEHADLDASIEALAHMPIPDQLMIARLKRKKLVLRDEIVKVESLILPDIIA
- a CDS encoding 5-(carboxyamino)imidazole ribonucleotide synthase; protein product: MADLPLPPGSTVGILGGGQLGRMLSQAASRLGFDVVILDPEDNSPAGRVSRGQIVAAYDDPTALEVMGRVCDVVTFEFENVPAASVERLAEGGALVAPGPTALAAAQDRVQEKTFLNAVGAPTVDFVAVDSLEDLNAGLERLGAPALLKTRRDGYDGKGQVWVRSARMAADAWEAIGARPAILEARAAFVRELSIIAARGWDGQIAVYPLGENKHSGGVLRTTVAPAVVDMKTQRRARAIAAAVLEGLDYVGVIGVELFDLGDGVLLVNEIAPRVHNTGHWTQDGCACDQFEQHIRAVVGWPLGPTRAHARIEMTNLLGDDVDQWVKLSGKTDIRIHLYGKAEARPGRKMGHVNRVKPL
- the purE gene encoding 5-(carboxyamino)imidazole ribonucleotide mutase; translation: MAETTPPVAIIMGSRSDWPTMKRAADSLDRLGVAWTSSVVSAHRTPQRLVEFASGAKAKGYKVIIAGAGGAAHLPGMAASMTDLPVLGVPVQSKALKGLDSLLSIVQMPAGVPVATLAIGEAGAANAGILAAQILALSDPVLAGRLNAFREAQTEAVHETVED